The DNA segment TATGAGttctttgttgatgacaaataaaGAAGTTTATTATTTAGAGTTACTATTTTTCAGAGTCCTCTTTTTTActattaataatttatcaaaaaattaagaaaataatattttactgATTATATTTTctctctaattttatttttaccctcttctttttctttcttctctcgcTTATATAAACTATTATCACCTGCTTTTTCTCATCGTCTGTGTATTTTGTTGGACAATTTGCAAAGGCCCATAAAATGACGATTAATACAACTGACCTAAAAAATGATATCGTTTAGATCATTATAGAATATacataatcttaaagatattaaaTCATTGTAACAAATGTCAAAAACTATTTCTCACTTCCTCTTCTTCAATCTTTAATTCATCCGATTTCATCATCTATCTTTGTTTCGTCATTTTATGTCACCTTTAACGattaaaaggagaagaaaaaacaaagaaaaagagattATAGGTAAAGAATGAATAGATTTTActagaattaaattataaattgagatatatatctatatatatatatatatatcgatttaAATTACAAAGAAAtaagttaaaatatttaaaattttaggatagtaattaataaaaaaaggatTACAAATAGTAATCTCCCAAATAAATCTCTTTTCAATTAGTTGAAATATACCAAACGTGCGAGATCAGATTCCAATACCTTTCGATCGAATCTTTACTGCTAACGAACATCTTTATCATTATATAGTAATATATCGATGGTCAAAGGTCTACTACTTACCATAGCTAACATCTTTTCACATTAAAAAGTAATCTATCGATAGCAAATCTTAGCTAACATCTTTATGTTCATCTCTGCACCAACCATTTTATCCATCATCATTTCCATTTCCTCCGCTCCATACATTACTTGATTCTCTTCATCAAAATCTAGAAAAATGACTCCTCTTACTCTCTCTTCCTTCGCTCGCTCTTTTTCATCGCATCGCATCGCATCGCATCGCATCGCATCGCATGCATGCAGTAGTCATGTACGCCTCAGAATCAATCGGGCTCAGTGTCGAAACAAGTAATGGCCGGTCAAGCGTGCTGTCACTCGCACTGCAAGAACCAAGACTTGGGCGACATGCCAAACCTCTCGTGGGTGTAGTTGAAGGAGAGCTTCTGGAGCGGCGCCAGAGGCAGTCCTCCGTTGACGACGCAGTCGTCGTAGCCGATCACCATCAGCACCTTCGGGTCCGCAAGCGACTGAGGGAAGCCTCCGCAGTTGATGTGCACGTCAACGGCGGGGCACATCGGGCAGCTGTTCTGCACCACCACCACGAACCTCGGCGGCTCGCCGAAGCCCACCTGCGTCTGCTGCACCCTCGGCTTGTTGTCTCTGCACCTCGCCGCCGAGCCTGAGACACAACGTCGAACAGAACCACAGCATTATAATCCCGCACACCGTGCATCCGTGAGAGGAAAAGCGAAGAGGGGGTCTCCTCTTCCTCACCATGGCTGGTTAGCAGGAAGACGACCGCAAGCAGAGGAGCCAACTCGAGGACCATCCTCTCTTACACGAAGAGTGTGAGTGGGCAAGGCAGGTCGACAAAATGGGAAGAGGTGGTCAGGGAGGGGATGATGGAATCCATGTCACATGGTGGTGAGGTCTGCATGATTGGCCACCCACACTGCAATGCCTCAGGCTGAGGTCTGCATGGCTGTAAAGCTGCTCCTCGATCTCGTCTCAGAAATGTGCAAAGCAGATGCTGCATCTGATCAAACGAGGACCACAATCGGATAATCTCACCTGCGTAAAAGATAGATAGGAGGCAAACAAGCGATTAATTCTATTGATCTGTGCATGATTTAGACTGGGAAAGAAACAAATTTACTCATCTGTTTCATTGGCATTTCTCGTCAGAGAGCAGCAGTTGATGAGCTGAGCGAATCAGTAGCATGTCGAGGGAGGTGCACATGAGCGGGGTCAGATGCCATGTGCAGCTGCTAACAACATGTCCTCGTCTAACAGGAGAACT comes from the Musa acuminata AAA Group cultivar baxijiao chromosome BXJ2-8, Cavendish_Baxijiao_AAA, whole genome shotgun sequence genome and includes:
- the LOC135620230 gene encoding uncharacterized protein At1g05835-like is translated as MVLELAPLLAVVFLLTSHGSAARCRDNKPRVQQTQVGFGEPPRFVVVVQNSCPMCPAVDVHINCGGFPQSLADPKVLMVIGYDDCVVNGGLPLAPLQKLSFNYTHERFGMSPKSWFLQCE